The Paracoccus sp. MC1862 genome includes a window with the following:
- the rpsR gene encoding 30S ribosomal protein S18: MATKPFFRRRKVDPFGSDNAPAIDYKDTRLLQRYISERGKIVPSRITAVSAKNQRKLAQAIKRARFLALLPYAVK; this comes from the coding sequence ATGGCGACCAAACCGTTTTTCCGCCGCCGCAAGGTCGATCCGTTCGGGAGCGACAACGCGCCCGCGATCGACTACAAGGACACCCGCCTGCTGCAGCGCTATATCAGCGAACGCGGCAAGATCGTGCCGTCGCGGATCACCGCCGTCTCGGCCAAGAACCAGCGCAAGCTGGCGCAGGCGATCAAGCGCGCGCGCTTCCTTGCGCTGCTGCCTTACGCCGTGAAGTGA
- the rpsF gene encoding 30S ribosomal protein S6: MPLYEHVLIARQDLSNAQAEGLIEHFSTVLADNGGTVRESEYWGVRTLAYKINKNRKGHYAFLRSDAPSAAVQEMERLARLHDDVMRVLTVRVDEHAEGPSVQMQRRDDRERGDRGDRGDRGERRDGDRRDGDRGERRESRGEDRGDRERAPRGDRF; the protein is encoded by the coding sequence ATGCCGCTTTACGAGCATGTGCTGATCGCCCGCCAGGACCTGTCGAACGCGCAGGCCGAAGGGCTGATCGAACATTTCTCGACCGTGCTGGCCGACAACGGTGGCACCGTCAGGGAAAGCGAATACTGGGGCGTTCGCACGCTTGCCTACAAGATCAACAAGAACCGCAAGGGCCATTACGCCTTCCTGCGTTCGGACGCGCCCTCGGCCGCCGTGCAGGAGATGGAGCGTCTCGCCCGCCTGCATGACGACGTGATGCGTGTGCTGACCGTCCGCGTGGACGAGCATGCGGAAGGCCCCTCGGTCCAGATGCAGCGCCGCGACGACCGCGAGCGTGGTGATCGTGGGGACCGTGGTGATCGTGGCGAGCGCCGTGACGGTGACCGCCGGGACGGCGACCGTGGCGAGCGCCGCGAATCGCGCGGCGAGGATCGTGGGGATCGCGAGCGCGCCCCCCGCGGCGACCGTTTCTGA
- a CDS encoding YceI family protein, whose amino-acid sequence MTRTLSVLALSTLLAAPALAQTATDAQQAPAAPEPAAQAAAAPAESGDISGAYVIDPGHSQIVFSYDHLGFSISHGMINGVTGTITLDAANPANSSVEASFPLSSISTIDADLDQHMYGDQMLNGASPDTQVTFRSTSVELEDDDEAKVTGELTLNGVTAPVTLDVDLRKAAAHPMTQKPAVGFVAEGEIKRSDFNLGMLAPAVSDEMELRISVEAIKG is encoded by the coding sequence ATGACCCGCACCCTCTCCGTTCTTGCCCTTTCCACCCTGCTGGCGGCCCCCGCCCTTGCGCAGACCGCCACCGACGCGCAGCAGGCCCCCGCCGCCCCCGAGCCTGCAGCCCAGGCCGCGGCAGCCCCCGCCGAGAGCGGCGACATCAGCGGCGCCTATGTGATCGACCCGGGCCACAGCCAGATCGTGTTCTCGTATGATCACCTGGGTTTTTCCATCAGCCACGGCATGATCAACGGCGTCACCGGGACGATCACCCTGGACGCGGCGAATCCCGCGAACTCCAGCGTCGAGGCCAGCTTCCCCTTGTCGTCGATCAGCACCATCGACGCGGATCTCGACCAGCATATGTATGGCGACCAGATGCTGAACGGCGCCTCGCCCGACACGCAGGTGACCTTCCGCTCGACCTCGGTCGAGCTGGAGGATGACGACGAGGCCAAGGTCACGGGCGAGCTGACGCTGAACGGCGTGACCGCCCCGGTGACGCTGGATGTCGATCTTCGCAAGGCGGCCGCGCATCCGATGACCCAGAAGCCGGCCGTCGGCTTCGTGGCCGAGGGCGAGATCAAGCGCAGCGACTTCAACCTCGGGATGCTCGCGCCGGCGGTGTCGGACGAGATGGAGCTCCGGATCTCGGTCGAGGCGATCAAGGGCTGA
- a CDS encoding cytochrome c peroxidase: MMTYRPLMYLTTALVLVAPVAFAQPATAPAAVVEQAQGVQVPAAGDPAQEATAAGDAALAQGSTEEIAAETAVTPPEGGAVSDPQATPEAAAVESPDAELRAEAADWFEPIPRAAELPSGRPITRARADLGRMLFFDPRMSLSGVFSCHSCHNLGLGGTDQLEASVGHGWQQGPRNSPTMLNAVFNAAQFWDGRAEDLAEQAKGPVQAGVEMNNTPENLIATISSMPGYVEAFETAFPGEDDPITFDNFALALEAFQTTLITPNSRFDQWLMGVDGAMNEQEKRGLQAYMDAGCTTCHAGVNFGGQEYFPFGLVEAPDAEVRPEGDVGRYEVTQTEEDQYVFRASPLRNVALTAPYFHSGKVWSLEEAVKIMATAQLGTELTEEQAGDITAFLITLDGEQPQVVHPTLPVRTDETPPPSPIDAAPGANAAAN, translated from the coding sequence ATGATGACCTACCGTCCCCTTATGTATCTTACCACGGCCCTTGTCCTTGTGGCGCCCGTTGCCTTTGCACAGCCGGCGACCGCCCCCGCCGCCGTTGTCGAACAGGCGCAGGGGGTGCAGGTCCCCGCGGCGGGCGACCCGGCGCAGGAAGCGACCGCCGCGGGCGACGCCGCCCTGGCCCAGGGGTCGACCGAGGAAATCGCCGCCGAAACCGCCGTGACCCCGCCCGAGGGCGGTGCCGTGTCAGACCCCCAAGCCACGCCCGAGGCTGCCGCAGTCGAATCGCCCGATGCCGAACTGCGGGCCGAAGCCGCGGACTGGTTCGAGCCGATCCCCCGCGCCGCCGAACTGCCCAGCGGCCGCCCGATCACGCGCGCGCGGGCGGATCTGGGACGGATGCTGTTCTTCGATCCCCGGATGTCGCTGTCGGGCGTCTTTTCCTGCCACTCGTGCCACAACCTCGGCCTGGGCGGGACGGACCAGCTTGAAGCCTCGGTCGGCCATGGCTGGCAACAGGGGCCGCGCAACTCGCCCACCATGCTGAACGCGGTCTTCAACGCTGCCCAGTTCTGGGACGGCCGCGCCGAGGATCTGGCCGAGCAGGCCAAGGGTCCGGTGCAGGCGGGCGTCGAGATGAACAACACGCCCGAGAACCTGATCGCGACCATCAGTTCGATGCCCGGCTATGTCGAGGCCTTCGAGACGGCCTTCCCCGGCGAGGATGACCCGATCACCTTCGACAACTTCGCCTTGGCGCTTGAAGCGTTCCAGACCACGCTCATCACCCCGAACTCGCGCTTCGACCAGTGGCTCATGGGCGTGGACGGCGCCATGAACGAACAGGAAAAGCGGGGCCTGCAGGCCTATATGGACGCGGGCTGCACGACCTGCCACGCGGGCGTGAACTTCGGCGGGCAGGAATATTTCCCCTTCGGCCTGGTCGAGGCGCCCGACGCCGAGGTGCGCCCCGAGGGCGACGTCGGCCGCTATGAGGTCACCCAGACCGAGGAGGACCAGTATGTCTTCCGCGCCTCGCCGCTGCGCAACGTCGCCCTGACCGCGCCCTATTTCCATTCCGGCAAGGTCTGGAGCCTGGAGGAAGCAGTGAAGATCATGGCGACCGCCCAGCTCGGCACCGAGCTGACCGAGGAACAGGCCGGGGACATCACCGCCTTCCTGATCACGCTGGACGGCGAGCAGCCGCAGGTCGTTCACCCGACCCTGCCCGTCCGCACCGACGAGACGCCGCCCCCCTCGCCGATCGACGCAGCCCCCGGCGCAAATGCCGCGGCGAACTGA
- the prfA gene encoding peptide chain release factor 1, with amino-acid sequence MLPADRLDQIVSRFEYLEARLNAGPQADEIARVSREYAELGPVVAQVAEWRAARAGLAEAQAMLADPGMRELAEDEIARLRALLPELEQALRLALLPKDAADARPAILEIRPGTGGDEAALFAGDLLRMYQRHAEQQGWDFRLLELAESELGGVKEAVAHIAGEGVFARLKYESGVHRVQRVPETESGGRIHTSAATVAVLPEAEDVDIDVPAADIRIDTMRSSGAGGQHVNTTDSAVRITHLPTGIVVTSSEKSQHQNRANAMAVLRARLYDMERSRADAERAADRRSQVGSGDRSERIRTYNFPQGRVTDHRINLTIYALDRVMGGDLTEIIDALTAHDQAARLAEAEG; translated from the coding sequence ATGCTGCCCGCCGACCGCCTCGACCAGATCGTCAGCCGCTTCGAGTATCTCGAAGCGCGGCTGAATGCGGGACCGCAGGCCGACGAGATTGCGCGCGTCAGCCGCGAATATGCCGAGCTCGGGCCGGTGGTCGCCCAAGTCGCCGAATGGCGCGCGGCGCGGGCAGGTCTTGCCGAGGCGCAGGCGATGCTGGCCGATCCCGGCATGCGCGAACTGGCCGAGGACGAGATCGCCCGCCTGCGCGCGCTTCTGCCGGAACTGGAACAGGCGCTGCGGCTGGCGCTGCTGCCGAAGGACGCGGCGGATGCCCGGCCCGCGATCCTGGAAATCCGCCCCGGCACCGGGGGCGACGAGGCCGCGCTTTTCGCGGGCGACCTGCTGCGGATGTATCAGCGCCATGCGGAACAGCAGGGCTGGGACTTCCGCCTGCTGGAACTGGCAGAATCCGAACTGGGCGGGGTCAAGGAGGCCGTGGCCCATATCGCGGGCGAGGGGGTCTTCGCCCGGCTGAAATACGAATCCGGCGTCCACCGGGTCCAGCGGGTGCCGGAAACGGAATCGGGCGGGCGCATCCACACCTCGGCCGCGACCGTGGCGGTCCTGCCCGAGGCCGAGGACGTGGACATCGACGTCCCCGCCGCCGACATCCGCATCGACACCATGCGCTCGTCAGGGGCGGGGGGCCAGCACGTCAACACGACGGACTCAGCGGTGCGGATCACCCACCTGCCGACCGGGATCGTGGTGACAAGCTCGGAAAAGTCGCAGCACCAGAACCGCGCCAACGCGATGGCAGTGCTGCGGGCGCGGCTTTACGACATGGAACGGTCCCGCGCCGATGCCGAACGCGCCGCCGACCGCAGGTCACAGGTCGGCTCGGGCGACCGCAGCGAGCGCATCCGCACCTACAACTTCCCGCAGGGACGGGTGACGGACCACCGGATCAACCTGACGATCTATGCGCTGGACCGGGTGATGGGCGGCGACCTGACCGAGATCATCGACGCGCTGACCGCCCACGACCAGGCTGCCCGGCTGGCCGAGGCCGAAGGGTGA
- the prmC gene encoding peptide chain release factor N(5)-glutamine methyltransferase: protein MRDGHAALAEATARLAAAGIDTAAGDALVLMGHALGLPRHALRDALAQPMPPDAVPRFEEAIAARLERQPVSQIIGYRDFWKHRFRVTRDTLDPRPDTETLVAAALELPWRSVLDLGTGTGAILLSLLADRPGARGLGVDLSEAALEVARGNAAALGIAADFRRSDWFSAAGGHFDLIVSNPPYIAADEMPALSPEVREWEPRVALTDEGDGLSAYCAIAAGAGPHLSPGGWLAVEIGPTQAAAVSAIFAACGLQQIGLRHDLDGRDRVIMARNPG from the coding sequence GTGAGGGACGGTCACGCGGCGCTGGCCGAGGCGACCGCCCGGCTGGCCGCAGCCGGGATCGACACTGCGGCCGGCGACGCGCTGGTGCTGATGGGGCACGCGCTGGGCCTTCCCCGCCATGCCCTGCGCGATGCGCTGGCGCAGCCGATGCCGCCGGATGCGGTCCCACGCTTCGAGGAGGCCATCGCCGCGCGGCTGGAACGCCAGCCGGTCAGCCAGATCATCGGCTATCGCGACTTCTGGAAACACCGCTTCCGCGTCACCCGCGACACCCTCGATCCCCGCCCCGATACGGAAACGCTGGTGGCCGCCGCGCTGGAACTGCCATGGCGCTCGGTGCTGGATCTCGGCACCGGAACCGGGGCAATCCTTCTGTCGCTGCTGGCCGACCGTCCCGGCGCACGGGGCCTTGGGGTCGATCTGTCCGAAGCGGCGCTGGAGGTTGCGCGTGGCAATGCCGCCGCACTGGGCATTGCCGCTGATTTCCGGCGCTCGGACTGGTTCTCGGCGGCCGGAGGCCATTTCGACCTCATCGTTTCGAACCCTCCCTATATCGCCGCCGACGAGATGCCCGCCCTGTCGCCCGAGGTGCGCGAGTGGGAACCCCGCGTCGCCCTGACCGACGAGGGCGACGGGCTTTCCGCCTATTGCGCCATCGCCGCGGGGGCAGGGCCGCATCTGTCGCCCGGCGGCTGGCTTGCGGTCGAGATCGGGCCGACGCAGGCCGCGGCTGTCAGCGCGATTTTCGCGGCCTGCGGGTTGCAGCAGATCGGCCTCCGCCACGATCTTGACGGGCGCGACCGGGTGATTATGGCGCGCAATCCGGGCTGA
- a CDS encoding DUF4167 domain-containing protein: MRSSKSRSRNKSRSNPRSLGNVVNRVFDSSGPEGKVRGTPQQIIEKYLALARDAQLSHDRVAEQSFLQHAEHYTRMLGEAQREQAERQAQFGGQQPGVDGREEQRNGYPYQGNQPQGERRDDRGDGRNEPRDTRRDDRSDNRQPRRDDRNDRRDEREDNRRDERPTVGPVTEAPAEAAAEILPLAPAVETPAAEAPAVKAQADPVPSEDAALPELSQPDLPGLPEAQGDDNAVPVETPESRDEAAVDLQAAPPRTRKPRATTPRRAPQRRRRTEDGEAVVATPEAAGEE, translated from the coding sequence ATGAGATCTTCCAAGTCCCGCTCGCGCAACAAGTCCCGCAGCAATCCGCGGTCTTTGGGCAACGTCGTCAACCGCGTCTTCGACAGCTCCGGCCCCGAAGGGAAAGTCCGCGGCACTCCCCAGCAGATCATCGAGAAATACCTTGCGCTTGCCCGCGACGCGCAGTTGTCCCACGACCGCGTGGCCGAGCAGAGCTTCCTGCAGCATGCCGAGCATTACACGCGGATGCTGGGCGAGGCCCAGCGCGAGCAGGCCGAGCGTCAGGCCCAGTTCGGCGGCCAGCAGCCCGGCGTCGACGGGCGCGAGGAGCAGCGCAACGGCTACCCTTACCAGGGCAACCAGCCGCAGGGCGAGCGGCGCGATGATCGCGGCGACGGCCGCAACGAGCCGCGTGACACCCGCCGGGACGACCGCAGCGACAACCGCCAGCCTCGCCGCGATGATCGTAATGACCGGCGTGACGAGCGCGAGGACAACCGCCGCGACGAACGCCCGACCGTCGGACCCGTGACCGAGGCCCCCGCCGAAGCCGCCGCCGAGATCCTGCCGCTGGCCCCCGCCGTCGAGACGCCTGCCGCCGAGGCGCCCGCTGTCAAGGCGCAGGCGGACCCGGTGCCCAGCGAGGATGCCGCGCTGCCCGAGCTTTCGCAGCCCGACCTTCCCGGCCTGCCCGAAGCGCAGGGTGACGACAATGCGGTGCCGGTGGAAACGCCCGAAAGCCGCGACGAAGCTGCGGTCGATCTGCAGGCGGCACCTCCGCGCACCCGCAAGCCGCGCGCGACGACGCCGCGCCGTGCCCCCCAGCGTCGCCGCCGCACTGAGGACGGCGAGGCTGTGGTTGCCACCCCCGAAGCTGCCGGGGAAGAATAA
- the rsmA gene encoding 16S rRNA (adenine(1518)-N(6)/adenine(1519)-N(6))-dimethyltransferase RsmA: protein MSAIDGLPPLRDVIARHDLRAKKQLGQNFLLDLNLTARIARAAGDLTRCDVIEVGPGPGGLTRGLLAEGARHVLAIEKDARAIPALEEIAAAYPGRLTVIHGDALEIDPLAHVTPPVRIAANLPYNIGTELLVGWLTPPEWPPFWQSLTLMFQKEVAQRIVARPGGKDYGRLAILAQWRCEARIVLTLPPQAFVPAPKVESAVVHLTALPAPRFPADPRVLEEITRAAFNQRRKMLRASLRGLNPQIETLLAEAGIPPTARAEEIDLERFCILARALAAARSTG from the coding sequence TTGAGCGCGATCGACGGCCTGCCGCCCCTGCGCGATGTCATTGCCCGCCACGATCTGCGGGCGAAGAAGCAGCTTGGCCAGAACTTCCTTCTGGACCTGAACCTGACCGCCCGCATCGCCCGCGCGGCAGGCGACCTCACCCGATGCGACGTGATCGAGGTCGGCCCCGGCCCCGGTGGCCTGACACGCGGCCTTCTGGCCGAGGGCGCGCGCCACGTGCTGGCCATCGAAAAGGATGCCCGCGCAATTCCCGCGCTGGAGGAAATCGCCGCCGCTTATCCCGGCCGGCTGACGGTGATCCACGGAGACGCGCTGGAGATCGACCCGCTCGCCCATGTCACGCCCCCGGTCCGCATCGCCGCGAACCTGCCCTACAACATCGGGACGGAACTGCTGGTCGGCTGGCTGACCCCACCCGAATGGCCGCCCTTCTGGCAATCACTGACGCTGATGTTCCAGAAGGAGGTCGCGCAGCGCATCGTGGCGAGGCCGGGCGGCAAGGACTATGGCCGCCTTGCGATCCTCGCCCAATGGCGCTGCGAGGCGCGGATCGTCCTGACCCTGCCGCCGCAGGCCTTCGTGCCCGCGCCCAAGGTCGAGTCTGCGGTCGTCCACCTGACCGCCCTGCCCGCGCCGCGCTTTCCGGCCGATCCGCGTGTGCTGGAAGAGATCACCCGCGCCGCCTTCAACCAGCGCCGCAAGATGCTGCGCGCTTCGCTGCGCGGGCTGAATCCGCAGATCGAAACGCTTCTGGCCGAGGCTGGCATCCCGCCGACCGCCCGTGCGGAAGAAATCGACCTGGAACGCTTCTGCATCCTTGCCCGTGCGCTGGCGGCTGCGCGCAGCACGGGCTGA
- the pdxA gene encoding 4-hydroxythreonine-4-phosphate dehydrogenase PdxA produces the protein MTPPLILTCGEPAGIGPELAPLALVAGVPFVWLGDPRHLPEGTVWAGVTAPGDPVASGTLPVLRHDFAAPATPGRSDPANAQGIIDVIARAVALAMEGKAGGICTLPISKQALKEGAGFAFPGHTEYLAHLSGGAEVAMMLASTTVHPPCRVVPATIHIALEQVPHALTPELMERTIRITHAGLIRDFGIAAPRIAVAGLNPHAGEGGAMGRQELDWVAPLCQRLAAEGMQVTGPLPADTMFHAPARARYDAAIACYHDQGLIPIKTLDFAGGVNVTLGLPFVRTSPDHGTAFDIAGRGRADPSSTIAALRMAWDMAQKRSAA, from the coding sequence GTGACCCCGCCGCTGATCCTGACCTGCGGCGAACCCGCGGGCATCGGCCCGGAACTCGCCCCTCTGGCGCTGGTTGCGGGCGTGCCCTTCGTCTGGCTTGGCGACCCCCGGCATCTGCCGGAGGGCACGGTCTGGGCCGGGGTCACGGCGCCCGGCGATCCCGTCGCATCCGGTACGCTGCCCGTCTTGCGCCACGACTTCGCTGCCCCTGCGACTCCCGGCCGCTCCGATCCAGCCAATGCGCAAGGCATCATCGACGTAATCGCCCGCGCCGTGGCGCTGGCAATGGAAGGGAAAGCGGGTGGCATCTGCACCCTGCCCATCAGCAAGCAGGCCCTGAAGGAAGGCGCAGGCTTCGCCTTTCCCGGCCATACCGAATACCTCGCCCACCTCTCTGGCGGGGCCGAGGTGGCGATGATGCTCGCCTCGACCACGGTGCATCCGCCCTGCCGTGTCGTCCCCGCCACGATCCATATCGCGCTCGAACAGGTCCCGCATGCCCTGACGCCCGAGCTGATGGAGCGCACCATCCGCATCACCCATGCGGGCCTGATCCGCGACTTCGGTATCGCGGCCCCCCGCATCGCCGTCGCCGGCCTCAACCCCCACGCGGGCGAGGGCGGCGCCATGGGCCGGCAGGAACTCGACTGGGTTGCCCCCCTCTGCCAGCGCCTTGCGGCCGAGGGAATGCAGGTCACCGGCCCTCTGCCCGCCGACACGATGTTCCACGCCCCCGCTCGCGCCCGCTATGACGCGGCGATCGCCTGCTACCACGACCAGGGACTGATCCCGATCAAGACGCTGGACTTCGCAGGGGGCGTGAACGTCACCCTTGGCCTGCCCTTTGTCCGCACCTCGCCCGACCACGGCACCGCCTTCGACATCGCGGGCCGGGGCCGGGCCGATCCCTCCAGCACCATCGCCGCGCTGCGCATGGCCTGGGATATGGCGCAGAAGCGGTCAGCGGCATGA
- a CDS encoding peptidylprolyl isomerase, with protein MRRILHATTMAVALGATALPALAQTEPLSPVVYVNNSAVTQYELDQRIRFMQILRAPGADREGALQALIDDRLKMDIARQLGIAVTDEGLEAGLAEFAGRAGLGIEEFAAALGREGVERQAYRDFVRTGVAWREVIRQRIVPTIDVSDREVEQELTREIETPIITQVLLSELVLPAPPGQEQSALALAQQLSGSVTTEAQFAAAARQYSAVPTAPQGGQLPWTPLANLAPGLRDIILQLPPGSISQPLPVQGAVVLFFLRQTQGRLRAGAESQTVDYVELALPSAAEGARILSVADSCEQVFVEANRFAGDVIRRQTQPLSAVPLDVAQRIASLDRNEGTVIDYGGGARLVMLCSRTPALIADTAEPTTLPGLPVPPRREAPPPSAAEAPNAANAAADAAAAAGVATPGDPPLRTREEVRAVIFNRKVNAAADAYLAELRADALMRRP; from the coding sequence ATGCGGCGGATTCTTCACGCGACGACCATGGCGGTGGCTCTGGGGGCGACGGCCCTGCCCGCGCTGGCCCAGACGGAGCCGCTGTCGCCCGTGGTGTATGTCAACAACTCGGCCGTGACGCAGTATGAGCTGGACCAGCGCATCCGCTTCATGCAGATCCTGCGCGCCCCCGGCGCCGACCGCGAGGGCGCGCTGCAGGCGCTGATCGACGACCGGCTGAAGATGGACATCGCCAGGCAACTCGGCATCGCCGTCACCGACGAGGGGCTGGAAGCGGGGCTGGCCGAGTTCGCAGGCCGCGCCGGGCTCGGCATCGAGGAATTCGCCGCCGCGCTTGGCCGCGAGGGGGTCGAGCGGCAGGCTTACCGCGATTTCGTCCGCACCGGCGTCGCCTGGCGCGAGGTCATCCGCCAGCGCATCGTGCCCACCATCGATGTCAGCGACCGCGAGGTCGAGCAGGAGCTGACCCGCGAGATCGAGACACCGATTATTACCCAGGTCCTGCTGTCGGAACTGGTGCTCCCCGCCCCGCCCGGGCAGGAGCAATCCGCGCTGGCGCTGGCGCAGCAACTGTCGGGGTCGGTGACGACCGAGGCCCAGTTCGCCGCCGCCGCCCGCCAGTATTCGGCGGTGCCGACCGCGCCGCAGGGCGGGCAGCTTCCCTGGACGCCGCTGGCGAACCTCGCGCCCGGCCTGCGCGACATCATCCTGCAGTTGCCACCCGGCTCGATCAGCCAGCCGCTTCCGGTGCAGGGCGCGGTGGTCCTGTTCTTCCTGCGCCAGACGCAGGGCCGCCTTCGGGCAGGGGCCGAGTCGCAGACCGTCGATTACGTCGAGCTTGCCCTGCCCTCGGCGGCCGAAGGTGCCCGCATCCTGTCCGTTGCCGACAGTTGCGAGCAGGTCTTCGTCGAGGCCAACCGTTTCGCCGGCGACGTGATCCGGCGGCAGACGCAGCCCCTGTCGGCGGTGCCGCTGGACGTGGCGCAGCGGATCGCCTCGCTGGACCGCAACGAAGGCACGGTGATCGACTATGGCGGGGGTGCGCGGCTGGTGATGCTCTGCAGCCGCACGCCCGCGCTGATCGCCGACACGGCCGAGCCCACCACCCTGCCCGGCCTGCCGGTGCCCCCGCGGCGCGAGGCGCCCCCTCCCAGCGCCGCCGAAGCGCCCAATGCCGCGAACGCCGCCGCCGATGCAGCCGCCGCGGCAGGCGTCGCCACGCCCGGCGACCCGCCGCTGCGGACGCGCGAGGAGGTGCGGGCGGTGATCTTCAACCGCAAGGTCAACGCGGCCGCCGACGCCTACCTGGCCGAGTTGCGCGCCGACGCGCTGATGCGCCGCCCGTGA